The sequence CCCGCAATATACAGGAATAGAATGCTGGGAATGATAAAGTCACCGGCACGATCCAAGCGACCATCCACAACCAAGTGGGGTAAACCCTCTGGGCCGCAGAGTGCTTGAGAATAACGTTCAAAACGCTTGCGTCCTGAATCGGGGTCGAAGTTGGTGTTACGGGCGGTTGCAGCCCGTTGCTGAAAAGCTTTGGACTGGCTGCATGGCACCAGACCCGATACGTTATTATCAGCCGATGCCGTTGGGGCAACGCTAAACCAAATACAAACGGCAAAAATCAAAGCCAACAATCGTTTCATGGGATTGTTTCCTTTTGTTACAAAACGAAAACTCTTATGTACAAAACAAGGTCATTGTTTGTACGGAAGCAATCATGTATCGATATATTAAAGTACCAGTGAATGTCAACAGTATTAGCGATTGAAACAAGTTGTGACGAAACTGCGGTAGCGATCGTAAAGAATCGTCAAATTTGCAGTAGCGTCGTCGCCTCACAAATCCCTGTTCATCGGCAGTATGGCGGAGTTGTGCCAGAAATTGCTTCGCGTCAACACGTCGAAACAATTAACAATTGTTTAGAAAAAGCGCTCCAAGATGCCCAGTTGGAATGGGCGTCAATTGATGGTATTGCAGCCACCTGCGCCCCTGGTTTAGTAGGGGCATTGTTGGTGGGGCTGACGGCTGCCAAAACTCTCGCGATTGTTCACCGAAAACCGTTTGTCGGCGTCCATCATCTAGAAGGTCACATTTATGCCACTTATTTGAGCGAACCTTCTTTACAGCCGCCTTTTT comes from Coleofasciculus sp. FACHB-1120 and encodes:
- a CDS encoding Photosystem I reaction center subunit III; translated protein: MKRLLALIFAVCIWFSVAPTASADNNVSGLVPCSQSKAFQQRAATARNTNFDPDSGRKRFERYSQALCGPEGLPHLVVDGRLDRAGDFIIPSILFLYIAGWIGWVGRAYIQSVKKEPNPEYKEIQLDVPRAVGFMLSGFTWPLAAVKELLTGELTAKEDEIPVSIR